Proteins from a genomic interval of Paenibacillus lentus:
- a CDS encoding sodium-dependent transporter yields MSVQRNSINNNERKKERFSSTGFILAAIGSSVGLGNMWKFPYITGENGGAAFFLLFIVCLIIIGLPVLLAELAIGRSGRGSAATAFVRVGGRRGWKSLGILQVLAPFLILSFYIIVAGWTLHYAVSAFSGNLFSNPDFEGQFAQFISGYMPLVWQLVALLITGGVVILGISGGIEKFNKILIPSLVVLLIVLMIRAVTLPGAEAGVSFFLNPDFSQLTAESALVALGHAFFSLSLGMGILLTYGSYVRKEQSLGSATLAIGAGDLIYAFIAGLIIFPTTFSFGIAPDQGPSLVFIALPAAFSAMPLGSFFGGLFFILLAIAALTSSVSLLEVPVSYTMERFRWSRARSVWILVGLLFLIGVPSALSLGMVPELTFGGKAFFDWVDFITSNIMLPVGGLAITIFAGYFWKGAAEASGLRAGWFRVWLFMLRYVAPILVFLVLLHTTGVIKF; encoded by the coding sequence ATGAGTGTGCAGAGGAACAGTATCAATAATAATGAAAGGAAGAAGGAGCGGTTCTCTTCTACCGGGTTTATATTGGCCGCTATCGGCAGTTCAGTGGGCCTGGGGAACATGTGGAAGTTTCCTTACATTACCGGTGAGAACGGGGGAGCCGCTTTTTTCCTTCTCTTTATAGTTTGTTTGATTATCATTGGTTTGCCGGTGCTTCTGGCAGAGCTGGCCATTGGACGCAGTGGGCGGGGTAGCGCGGCGACGGCGTTCGTAAGGGTAGGCGGGAGACGGGGATGGAAAAGTCTTGGCATTCTGCAGGTGCTAGCCCCTTTTCTTATCTTGTCGTTCTATATCATTGTTGCAGGCTGGACGCTGCACTATGCCGTTTCGGCGTTTAGCGGTAATTTGTTCAGCAATCCGGATTTTGAGGGACAGTTCGCTCAATTCATCTCGGGCTATATGCCGCTTGTTTGGCAGTTAGTCGCCCTGCTCATCACCGGTGGGGTAGTTATTCTCGGGATCTCCGGTGGTATTGAGAAATTTAATAAGATCTTAATTCCGAGTCTTGTCGTTCTGTTGATCGTCCTGATGATCCGGGCGGTGACGCTTCCAGGCGCTGAGGCGGGAGTATCCTTCTTCCTTAATCCGGATTTCTCACAATTGACGGCGGAGTCGGCATTGGTTGCATTGGGACATGCCTTCTTCTCCTTGTCGCTAGGGATGGGGATTTTGTTGACCTACGGTTCTTACGTGCGGAAGGAACAGTCCTTAGGCTCGGCAACCCTGGCGATCGGCGCAGGAGATCTGATCTATGCATTCATAGCGGGGCTTATTATTTTCCCGACAACGTTCTCGTTTGGCATTGCTCCGGATCAAGGGCCATCGCTGGTCTTTATCGCTTTGCCGGCGGCCTTCTCGGCCATGCCTTTGGGCTCGTTCTTCGGAGGATTGTTCTTCATTCTGCTGGCGATCGCTGCGCTGACATCGTCGGTTTCGTTGCTGGAGGTTCCCGTATCCTATACGATGGAGCGCTTTCGCTGGAGCCGCGCGCGTTCCGTATGGATCCTGGTTGGGCTGCTCTTCCTGATCGGTGTGCCATCCGCGTTGTCTCTCGGAATGGTGCCGGAGCTTACGTTTGGCGGTAAAGCCTTCTTTGACTGGGTGGATTTCATTACCTCCAACATTATGCTGCCTGTCGGCGGTCTTGCCATAACGATATTTGCAGGGTACTTCTGGAAAGGGGCGGCAGAGGCCTCCGGCTTGCGTGCTGGCTGGTTCCGGGTGTGGTTGTTCATGCTGCGTTATGTAGCACCGATTCTCGTGTTCCTGGTGCTGCTGCATACGACGGGAGTCATTAAGTTTTAA
- a CDS encoding molecular chaperone HscC: MTMIGIDLGTTHSLVAYWTEDGPKIIPNVYGEHLTPSVVGVDDTGEILIGQIAKERLMTHPDLTASTFKRYMGTEKLYRMGKYTFTPEELSSFVVKSLKADAEAYLGQEVTEAVISVPAYFNDTQRKATKRAAEFAGLKVERLISEPTAAAIAYGLHQEESETKFLVFDLGGGTFDVSILEFFEGVMEVKSIAGDNYLGGEDFTELIVSYFVQKHGLDYSSFDLKARSALFKQAEICKRALGEGTTGSMTFILDDTTYEMSLNRDEFEKISAQLMLRLRHPIERALRDAALSPRDMDAVILIGGATRMPIIKSIVTKMFGRLPFAGVNPDETVALGAAIQVALKERNESLKEVVLTDVCPYTLGIETTKRIGNNQFDDGHFSPIIERNTPIPVSKVESYCTIVDQQKVIAVDVYQGESRLVANNIKLGELEIDVPPDKAGAQSIDVRFTYDINGILEVEVTTQSTGLKKTIVIEKNPGLLTQEDIQRRLNELKDIKIHPRERSENRLLLARGERLYEEALGEKREEIAFLLLEFERVLASQNEHEVKKAAAKLSKQLEHLEKWSDYY, encoded by the coding sequence ATGACGATGATTGGGATTGATTTGGGGACGACCCATAGTCTTGTGGCCTATTGGACGGAGGATGGCCCAAAAATTATACCGAACGTATACGGAGAGCATCTGACACCATCAGTAGTTGGTGTAGATGATACAGGTGAAATTCTGATTGGGCAAATCGCCAAGGAACGACTAATGACACACCCTGACCTGACCGCTTCTACCTTCAAACGCTATATGGGCACGGAGAAGCTCTATCGAATGGGCAAGTATACTTTTACGCCCGAGGAACTCTCCTCCTTTGTCGTGAAATCGCTCAAGGCCGATGCGGAAGCTTATCTTGGTCAAGAGGTGACCGAGGCGGTCATTAGCGTACCCGCTTATTTTAATGATACTCAGCGTAAAGCGACGAAGCGTGCAGCTGAGTTTGCCGGATTGAAGGTAGAACGGCTGATTAGCGAACCGACGGCAGCAGCGATCGCATATGGATTGCATCAGGAAGAATCGGAGACCAAATTCCTGGTATTTGACCTTGGGGGCGGTACGTTTGACGTGTCGATCCTTGAATTTTTTGAAGGCGTGATGGAGGTCAAGTCCATTGCCGGAGACAACTATTTGGGTGGTGAGGATTTCACCGAGCTGATTGTCTCCTATTTTGTACAGAAGCATGGTCTGGACTATTCTTCCTTTGATCTCAAAGCGCGTTCGGCCCTGTTCAAGCAGGCTGAAATCTGCAAACGAGCCTTGGGGGAGGGAACCACGGGCTCCATGACGTTCATCCTCGATGATACTACCTATGAGATGAGCCTGAACCGTGATGAATTTGAGAAAATCTCCGCCCAGCTTATGCTCCGTCTTCGCCATCCTATCGAACGGGCGCTAAGAGATGCAGCGCTATCTCCACGTGACATGGATGCAGTCATACTGATCGGCGGTGCAACCCGAATGCCAATCATTAAATCGATTGTTACGAAAATGTTCGGCCGCCTGCCTTTTGCCGGGGTAAATCCCGATGAGACTGTTGCGCTTGGTGCAGCCATTCAGGTTGCTCTCAAGGAGAGGAACGAAAGCTTGAAGGAAGTCGTGTTGACGGATGTATGTCCTTACACGCTGGGGATTGAAACCACCAAACGCATAGGTAACAATCAGTTCGATGATGGTCATTTCTCGCCGATTATTGAGCGGAATACGCCGATCCCCGTTAGTAAGGTGGAATCCTACTGCACTATTGTTGACCAACAAAAGGTAATCGCTGTCGATGTGTATCAAGGAGAAAGCCGATTGGTTGCCAATAACATCAAGCTGGGCGAGCTGGAGATTGATGTTCCGCCCGATAAAGCGGGGGCACAATCCATCGATGTACGATTTACCTACGACATTAATGGAATTTTGGAGGTCGAGGTGACGACACAGAGCACGGGATTAAAGAAAACGATTGTTATCGAGAAAAACCCTGGGCTCCTAACGCAAGAAGACATCCAAAGAAGATTGAATGAGTTGAAGGATATTAAAATTCATCCGCGTGAGCGGAGCGAAAACCGGCTGCTCCTGGCCAGGGGCGAGCGCCTCTATGAGGAAGCGCTTGGGGAGAAAAGGGAAGAAATCGCCTTCCTTCTGCTAGAATTCGAGCGAGTGCTGGCGTCCCAAAACGAGCACGAGGTGAAGAAAGCTGCTGCAAAGCTCAGCAAACAGCTTGAGCATCTGGAGAAGTGGAGTGACTACTATTGA
- a CDS encoding J domain-containing protein gives MRIWTTLGIEQTYDIPTIRRAYAKKLQIHHPEDDPQGYQQLREAYDQAMRLARQYQQSQIHNSLAEEEELPSSSFPDPVQEQAEDEDEISEDQRKDSENEWEDEEITEQDMPRIPRLPKWSTFDTDAKFRERSEENNDEELDYNGDFEVNYDEGEDEDEDEDEFEDNSEDDFEDEDEASSEFELDEDFDEDYDDPAHPVSTFMDQVNTLYSNFTARMDTHPWLELLSSDTLWNVEYQRATSDILLDYFEQHYFLPTEVWHLLEDSFQWRARSVEDEEFAERYPKIYAYAIMEFPGLQMDYSSLLQAQHIHVGQEEFLRYREAVALALLENDIRSAHVHLIKALSIFKEDKDLIRLQTEFYRRTSDWDKALSSCNEYIRLAPDDYEAVLLRARFLLKMDKTDEALQDLHQVLAQIPNYTEALSLAGQCHLRQGRLEQAKDTFHQVLTIDPEEIEAVLYLAQIHRHTEENLQQMKGAERKNTQREINEELGRLPLRSRLQRAAVLLLSRRWHILAIIIVLHLLIGQTIVKHTGLSVWAYARHAFLPPKVITIDNAMDFEALPAGDHAVQMKLTNTRYMGILEIKDDGAHGGPYQYFHANEAKKLGLLDQLSGYVCIGYVGDASVIIIANYEQAMSAYEGKTLEISGEARPDPSHQLKQQLENWKQNQASSQKYLKDHPLSDYYVIAKDGISRDNPAGKLPARVLYLSALLLLFYIPFLQELRRQWRYLRYN, from the coding sequence TTGAGGATATGGACGACGCTTGGCATAGAGCAAACTTATGATATACCCACGATCCGGAGAGCCTATGCCAAGAAGCTGCAAATCCATCATCCCGAGGATGATCCCCAAGGGTACCAGCAGCTAAGGGAAGCCTATGATCAAGCTATGAGGCTTGCAAGGCAGTACCAGCAGTCACAGATTCATAATTCACTCGCAGAAGAGGAGGAGCTGCCCTCCTCTTCTTTCCCTGATCCTGTACAAGAACAAGCTGAGGACGAGGATGAGATTTCGGAGGATCAGAGAAAAGATAGCGAAAATGAGTGGGAAGACGAGGAGATAACGGAACAAGACATGCCCCGAATTCCTCGTCTTCCAAAGTGGAGCACCTTCGACACGGATGCAAAGTTTAGAGAACGTAGTGAAGAAAACAACGATGAAGAGTTAGATTACAACGGCGATTTTGAAGTTAATTATGACGAAGGCGAAGATGAAGATGAGGATGAGGATGAATTCGAAGATAATTCCGAAGATGACTTCGAAGACGAAGATGAGGCAAGCAGTGAATTCGAACTCGATGAGGATTTCGACGAAGATTACGATGATCCTGCGCATCCCGTAAGTACATTTATGGATCAGGTAAATACCTTGTATTCAAACTTCACGGCCCGCATGGACACCCATCCCTGGTTGGAACTGTTAAGCTCAGATACACTTTGGAACGTCGAATATCAACGAGCCACCTCCGATATCCTGCTCGACTATTTCGAGCAGCATTATTTCCTGCCTACTGAAGTGTGGCATCTTCTAGAGGACTCCTTCCAATGGCGGGCACGAAGCGTGGAAGATGAAGAGTTTGCCGAGCGATATCCAAAAATATACGCCTATGCCATCATGGAGTTCCCGGGGCTCCAGATGGATTACAGTTCGCTCTTGCAGGCGCAGCATATCCACGTTGGCCAGGAAGAATTTCTCCGCTACCGGGAAGCCGTCGCCCTGGCGCTTCTAGAGAACGATATCCGATCAGCTCATGTTCATTTAATCAAAGCGCTTAGCATCTTTAAGGAGGACAAGGATCTAATCCGCCTGCAAACCGAGTTCTATCGGCGAACTAGCGATTGGGATAAAGCGCTATCGTCCTGCAATGAATATATTCGGCTAGCCCCCGATGACTATGAGGCTGTACTATTACGAGCCCGCTTCCTGCTTAAGATGGATAAAACTGACGAGGCACTTCAGGATCTGCACCAAGTTCTGGCGCAAATCCCGAATTACACGGAGGCTCTTTCCCTAGCAGGGCAATGTCATCTCAGGCAGGGACGGCTGGAACAGGCCAAAGATACTTTCCATCAAGTGTTAACGATAGATCCAGAGGAGATCGAGGCCGTGCTCTATCTGGCACAGATCCACCGCCATACCGAAGAGAATTTGCAGCAGATGAAAGGAGCAGAGCGGAAGAATACGCAGCGTGAAATCAACGAAGAGCTGGGTCGGCTGCCTTTACGAAGCCGGCTTCAGAGAGCGGCAGTACTGCTTCTTTCGCGTAGATGGCATATCCTGGCCATAATTATCGTTCTTCATCTCCTCATTGGGCAGACTATAGTCAAGCACACTGGCCTATCAGTTTGGGCCTATGCTAGGCATGCATTTCTTCCGCCAAAGGTGATTACGATCGATAATGCGATGGATTTTGAGGCATTACCAGCCGGAGATCATGCCGTTCAGATGAAGCTGACGAACACGAGATATATGGGTATTCTGGAAATTAAGGACGATGGAGCTCATGGTGGGCCTTATCAATATTTTCATGCGAACGAAGCCAAGAAGCTTGGGCTTTTGGATCAATTAAGCGGGTACGTCTGTATCGGATATGTGGGGGATGCCTCCGTAATCATCATTGCAAATTATGAGCAAGCGATGTCAGCATACGAAGGCAAGACACTGGAAATTTCGGGTGAGGCGAGACCGGATCCATCTCATCAGTTGAAGCAGCAGCTGGAAAATTGGAAGCAAAATCAAGCGAGTTCTCAAAAGTACTTAAAGGATCATCCGTTGTCCGACTATTATGTCATCGCAAAGGACGGAATCAGCAGAGACAACCCGGCTGGCAAACTGCCTGCAAGGGTCCTGTATCTATCTGCACTACTTCTTCTCTTCTACATCCCGTTCCTTCAGGAGCTGCGCAGACAATGGAGATATCTTCGCTACAACTAA
- a CDS encoding DUF1266 domain-containing protein: protein MNLDTQEERKAWMPYVHAVLSLCSIGREVGYFVVNPKMQYQMWNRMRSFLSQHEIRDKEQLITNIEWYLETGRRDEFFRDSCYLSMLSAAERSRYIQFLTNEQRRRQLSVVNRYLWSLSPGGIAAYDYSWTMLKCFAGKQVGYLSEDEMWRYIGQIIPMIKENFSDWDAYIASYAIGQSYLQHEHPFSFVSKNRKYIMQLMNSLQNPMLQFKP from the coding sequence ATGAACCTGGATACGCAGGAAGAGCGCAAAGCCTGGATGCCTTATGTACATGCCGTACTTTCCTTGTGCTCCATCGGTCGAGAGGTAGGCTACTTCGTGGTGAACCCGAAGATGCAATACCAAATGTGGAATCGCATGCGCAGCTTTCTAAGTCAACATGAAATCCGCGATAAAGAACAGCTTATAACGAATATAGAGTGGTATTTGGAGACAGGCCGCCGAGATGAATTTTTCCGAGATTCCTGCTACCTCTCCATGCTCTCCGCCGCGGAGCGCAGCCGATATATTCAGTTTCTAACCAATGAACAAAGAAGGCGACAGCTGTCCGTCGTCAACCGTTACTTGTGGAGTCTTTCCCCTGGGGGCATTGCCGCCTATGATTATTCCTGGACGATGTTAAAGTGTTTTGCCGGCAAGCAGGTAGGATATTTGTCGGAGGATGAAATGTGGAGGTATATCGGCCAAATCATCCCCATGATTAAGGAGAATTTCTCCGATTGGGATGCCTACATCGCCAGCTATGCGATTGGCCAGAGTTATTTGCAGCATGAGCATCCCTTCAGCTTTGTCAGTAAGAACCGGAAATATATTATGCAACTGATGAACTCCCTTCAAAACCCGATGCTTCAGTTCAAACCATAG
- a CDS encoding carbohydrate kinase family protein yields MTTVYTIGEALIDFIPAERGVELKSVESFTKAAGGAPANVACAVAKLGGQAAFIGKLGADAFGDFLVDKMVASGVNVSRVLRTNEANTALAFVSLKEDGDRDFSFYRNPSADMLLHEDEISGDWFAKGDILHFCSVDLIEAPVKYAHRKAIELARKAGVTISFDPNVRLPLWPDGESCRRAIHEFIPLSHIVKISDEELTFITGIADEKEAISSLFVGDVQHVIYTRGAAGATWFSRGGLEVSVPGNRVDVADTTGAGDSFIGALLYQAHSMPQWLEQLELVDRKRAEELLRFANAAAAITASRPGAIDALPSLHDVETFLGREEH; encoded by the coding sequence ATGACGACGGTGTATACGATTGGGGAGGCATTGATAGACTTCATCCCTGCCGAGAGGGGGGTGGAGCTGAAGAGCGTAGAGAGCTTCACTAAGGCGGCTGGCGGTGCGCCGGCGAATGTCGCTTGTGCGGTCGCCAAGCTTGGCGGCCAGGCGGCGTTCATCGGCAAGCTCGGCGCAGATGCATTTGGTGACTTCCTAGTGGACAAGATGGTGGCGAGTGGTGTAAATGTATCGCGCGTGCTGCGCACGAATGAAGCGAATACAGCGCTCGCGTTCGTCAGCTTGAAGGAAGACGGCGATCGGGACTTCTCCTTCTATCGTAATCCGAGCGCGGATATGCTGCTGCATGAAGATGAAATTAGCGGCGACTGGTTCGCGAAAGGGGATATCCTGCACTTTTGCTCAGTGGATTTGATCGAAGCCCCGGTGAAATACGCTCATCGGAAGGCGATTGAGCTGGCGCGGAAAGCGGGAGTAACCATTAGCTTCGATCCGAATGTCAGGCTTCCCCTATGGCCGGATGGTGAGTCATGCCGCCGCGCGATTCATGAGTTTATTCCGCTCAGTCATATTGTAAAGATCAGCGATGAGGAGCTGACGTTCATTACGGGTATCGCTGATGAGAAGGAAGCGATCTCGTCGCTATTCGTCGGGGATGTCCAGCATGTGATTTACACGCGCGGCGCAGCGGGGGCAACCTGGTTCTCGCGCGGCGGTCTGGAGGTATCCGTACCCGGCAATCGGGTGGATGTTGCGGACACGACGGGGGCTGGCGACTCGTTTATCGGGGCGCTGCTGTATCAAGCACATTCGATGCCGCAATGGCTGGAGCAATTAGAGCTGGTGGATCGCAAACGGGCTGAGGAGCTGCTGAGGTTCGCTAATGCCGCTGCAGCGATTACCGCGAGTCGCCCCGGAGCGATTGATGCGCTGCCGTCCTTGCATGATGTCGAGACCTTTCTTGGAAGAGAAGAGCATTAA
- a CDS encoding glycoside hydrolase family 32 protein, translating into MTILKTYTLERANEFIRDSKHLLKDDYRLNYHLMAEFGWMNDPNGFIHYNGEYHLFYQHYPYKPVWGPMHWGHAVSRDLVNWKYHPVALAPDQEYDKDGCFSGSAVAKDGQLVLLYTGHVVTGPNPDQDYEQVQAIAFSKDGVNFHKYEGNPIIGLDQIPEGVSRKDFRDPKVMEYNNQYYMVLGSNDAQGNGLVLLYRSDDLLSWSFVNILAKSDGTFGDNWECPDLFLLGDKAILMMSPQRMPAQGEQYNNLHSNMYMVGEFDSEAGTFTFERYAQVDHGFDFYAPQSTLDDQGRRIVIGWMDMWEEDMPTQQGHHWAGAMSLPRVAVLDGDRILFSPVEEIESRRSNAYELTNVKLSGEQQLTVDGDSYELQVEFEAGNALEFGLKLRTDETGQEETVIAYHKEEGMLLLDRERAGIGPGGQRKAAVPLKDGKLSLRIFVDKSSVEVFAGEGEVVMTARIYPGADSRGIKLFSTGESQVTMLRKWDISQA; encoded by the coding sequence ATGACTATCCTAAAAACTTATACGTTGGAGAGAGCAAATGAATTCATCAGGGATTCAAAGCATTTGCTAAAGGACGATTATCGACTTAATTATCATCTCATGGCCGAATTCGGCTGGATGAATGATCCGAATGGTTTTATCCATTATAATGGGGAGTATCATTTATTCTATCAGCACTATCCTTACAAACCAGTATGGGGGCCGATGCACTGGGGCCATGCGGTCAGCCGGGATCTAGTGAACTGGAAGTACCACCCTGTGGCATTGGCTCCAGATCAAGAATATGACAAGGATGGCTGCTTTTCGGGCAGTGCGGTTGCGAAGGACGGTCAGCTTGTGCTGTTGTATACGGGACATGTGGTAACCGGGCCTAATCCGGATCAAGATTATGAACAGGTTCAAGCGATAGCATTCTCGAAGGATGGGGTGAACTTCCATAAGTACGAAGGCAACCCGATCATTGGCCTTGATCAAATCCCGGAAGGGGTTAGTCGGAAGGACTTCCGCGATCCTAAGGTGATGGAGTACAACAACCAGTACTATATGGTGCTAGGCTCGAATGATGCACAGGGCAACGGTCTAGTCCTGCTGTACCGCTCGGATGATTTACTGAGCTGGTCGTTTGTTAACATATTAGCCAAGAGCGACGGTACCTTTGGCGATAACTGGGAATGCCCGGACTTATTCCTGCTTGGGGACAAAGCAATTCTGATGATGTCGCCGCAGCGGATGCCAGCACAAGGAGAGCAATACAACAATCTACATTCCAACATGTATATGGTGGGTGAATTCGACTCTGAAGCCGGGACATTCACGTTTGAACGTTATGCTCAGGTCGATCATGGCTTCGACTTCTACGCCCCGCAGTCTACACTGGATGATCAGGGGAGACGAATCGTTATCGGCTGGATGGATATGTGGGAAGAGGATATGCCGACCCAGCAAGGACATCATTGGGCAGGCGCGATGAGCTTGCCGCGCGTTGCGGTGCTGGACGGCGACCGGATCTTGTTTAGCCCGGTGGAAGAGATCGAATCAAGACGCAGTAACGCTTATGAGCTGACGAATGTCAAGCTAAGCGGAGAGCAGCAATTGACGGTCGATGGTGATAGCTACGAGCTGCAAGTTGAGTTCGAAGCTGGGAACGCGCTAGAATTCGGCCTTAAGCTTCGGACGGATGAGACGGGGCAAGAAGAGACGGTTATCGCTTATCATAAGGAAGAAGGAATGCTTCTGCTCGATCGGGAGCGGGCAGGCATTGGCCCTGGCGGCCAGCGCAAAGCCGCAGTACCCCTTAAGGACGGCAAGCTTTCTCTGCGGATTTTTGTAGATAAATCTTCGGTAGAGGTGTTCGCTGGTGAAGGGGAAGTAGTTATGACGGCACGGATTTACCCTGGTGCGGATTCCCGGGGCATCAAGCTATTCTCGACAGGTGAGAGCCAGGTAACGATGTTGCGGAAATGGGATATTTCCCAAGCGTAA
- a CDS encoding carbohydrate ABC transporter permease, whose product MDTARRGLAGVWLKTIGLTLVLLLFVFPFVFLLINSFKANTAITSNPLSLPQSLDWTNYRNAFEKMNYTASFINSLTVTILGVALISLFAAMTAHYFVRNQTKFNQYTFMIMVAAMIIPFQAIMIPLVKIYGTLGMLDNKWALIYMYLGFGSPLAVFIYHGFVKGVPAELEEAALIDGCTRTQTFFRIVFPVLTPTTATISILNVLWIWNDFLLPSLILVSPQNRTLPLSTFSFYGTYSVEYGPLMAGLVLTILPVMLVYLFAQRYIIQGVMQGSIK is encoded by the coding sequence ATGGACACGGCTCGAAGAGGACTTGCTGGGGTATGGTTGAAAACGATTGGGCTAACTCTAGTGCTCTTACTATTTGTTTTTCCATTTGTCTTTTTGTTGATCAATTCATTCAAAGCGAATACGGCGATTACTTCAAATCCGTTATCCCTGCCGCAAAGCTTAGACTGGACGAATTATCGCAACGCGTTTGAGAAGATGAACTATACAGCTTCATTTATAAACTCGCTTACTGTAACGATTTTAGGCGTAGCGTTAATTTCGCTTTTTGCCGCTATGACAGCGCATTACTTCGTACGTAATCAAACTAAATTTAATCAATATACCTTCATGATCATGGTTGCTGCGATGATTATTCCATTTCAGGCGATCATGATTCCGCTAGTCAAAATTTACGGAACGCTAGGCATGCTGGATAACAAATGGGCCCTCATCTACATGTATTTAGGATTTGGGAGTCCGCTGGCGGTGTTCATTTATCACGGATTTGTGAAGGGCGTGCCCGCCGAGCTGGAGGAAGCGGCCTTGATTGATGGCTGTACGCGAACGCAAACGTTCTTTCGGATCGTGTTTCCCGTGTTGACTCCGACTACCGCGACTATTTCGATTCTGAACGTACTGTGGATCTGGAATGACTTCCTCCTGCCGTCTCTCATTTTGGTATCTCCGCAAAATCGGACGCTGCCGCTCTCGACATTCAGTTTCTATGGGACGTATTCCGTAGAATATGGGCCGCTAATGGCCGGGCTCGTGCTTACCATTTTACCGGTAATGCTGGTTTATTTATTCGCTCAAAGATATATCATTCAGGGCGTTATGCAGGGTTCTATTAAATAA
- a CDS encoding carbohydrate ABC transporter permease — protein sequence MIKEKEWWPRLKTRLLFTGPTLFAFLTVMIVPFIYGIYLTFTNWDGIATTHTLVGFENYGKVFQDKVFWKSFGLTLKYVLFTVILVNSVAFLLAFGLTRGLKGQNIFRAGFFVPNLVGGIVLGLIWQFIFSNVLVFVGEKTGIPLFSTSWLADPQKAFWALVIVTIWQYAGYMMVIYIAGLMSVPNDVLEAASIDGANGWTKLRTMTLPLMVPSFIVCIFLTLQRGFMVYDVNLSLTKGGPFKSTEMVSMHVYEKAFLSRDYGLGQAEALVLFLLVAVITLLQVYFGKKMEVEA from the coding sequence ATGATCAAAGAAAAGGAATGGTGGCCACGGCTTAAGACGAGATTACTATTTACCGGTCCGACCTTATTCGCTTTTCTTACCGTAATGATCGTTCCATTTATATATGGTATTTATCTGACCTTCACGAATTGGGACGGTATCGCGACGACGCATACGTTAGTAGGATTCGAGAACTATGGAAAAGTGTTTCAGGACAAGGTATTTTGGAAGTCCTTCGGTTTGACGCTGAAATATGTATTATTTACGGTTATCCTGGTCAATAGCGTTGCCTTCCTATTAGCCTTCGGGCTTACGAGAGGGTTGAAAGGCCAGAATATATTCCGGGCCGGGTTCTTCGTACCGAATCTGGTCGGCGGCATCGTGCTAGGTTTGATCTGGCAGTTTATTTTCTCAAATGTTCTGGTATTCGTGGGGGAGAAGACGGGGATTCCGCTATTTAGCACATCCTGGCTGGCTGATCCACAGAAGGCATTCTGGGCTCTCGTCATTGTGACCATTTGGCAGTATGCCGGGTATATGATGGTCATTTATATCGCTGGACTCATGAGTGTGCCTAACGATGTATTGGAGGCAGCGAGCATTGATGGCGCAAATGGTTGGACGAAGCTGCGGACGATGACTTTGCCGCTGATGGTTCCTTCGTTTATCGTTTGTATATTTTTGACCCTGCAGCGCGGTTTTATGGTCTATGACGTCAACCTATCGCTGACAAAGGGCGGGCCCTTCAAGAGTACGGAAATGGTGTCGATGCATGTCTATGAAAAAGCGTTCCTCTCTCGTGATTACGGTCTAGGACAAGCGGAAGCGCTAGTACTCTTCCTTCTTGTCGCAGTAATTACGCTGCTTCAGGTGTATTTTGGGAAGAAGATGGAGGTGGAAGCCTAA